Proteins encoded within one genomic window of Acidithiobacillus sp. AMEEHan:
- a CDS encoding ATP-dependent DNA helicase, translated as MSAAGSLSDWQEILGATSPLAALLPGFRVRGQQQEMAARVAALLMDGGVALIEAGTGTGKSFAYLLPALLSGRQVIVSTGSRALQDQLIEKDLPLLRQAWPQSLRIQRLKGRSNYLCPYRLQEALRGGVAVALQRDLLRVADWAASSREGDIAELRSVAEDSAVWPLVTSTRDNCLGGDCPEQSSCPVLEARRQAQEAELIVVNHHLLLSDLALKADGKGDLLPAVDALIVDEAHQLPELTAQFFGRHLSAHRLSEWGRDLRVAALAEAADDLALCTAVQDWERAVQSWQESAGEGRQEWRPDDDAHVAQQFRALLRCFEPLQEQLHAAAIRGKGLEQCKRRGEELQGMLAHFAAPGLEEQEVRWCERRGRGLLLHATPLDPAETMQKHLFSQFDTVLLTSATLRIGGDFVQTRKLFGLHDSQDFLAAAPFDYARQALLYLPDGLPEPSSPAYTRACLEAALPVLEASAGRAFFLFTSHRALQEAATLLSSRLRYPLLVQGQAPRSRLLERFRAAGDAVLLGAASFWEGIDVQGEALSTVIIDKLPFASPGDPVLQARMQRIRERGGDPFRDLQIPQAVIALCQGAGRLIRSEQDRGVLMLCDPRLRSKGYGRIFLQSLPPMRQSSELAEVRDFWRASA; from the coding sequence TTGAGCGCTGCCGGGAGTCTGTCTGATTGGCAGGAAATACTGGGCGCGACAAGTCCCCTGGCCGCGTTGCTGCCGGGATTTCGCGTGCGTGGCCAACAGCAGGAGATGGCGGCGCGGGTGGCTGCATTATTGATGGACGGCGGGGTGGCACTGATAGAGGCGGGCACGGGAACGGGCAAAAGTTTTGCGTACCTCCTACCCGCGCTTCTTTCTGGTCGGCAGGTCATTGTCTCTACTGGCAGTCGCGCCTTGCAGGACCAGCTCATTGAAAAGGATCTGCCGCTCTTGCGCCAGGCGTGGCCGCAGTCGCTGCGTATCCAGCGGCTCAAGGGGCGCAGCAATTACCTCTGTCCCTATCGTTTGCAGGAAGCGCTGCGGGGAGGCGTGGCGGTTGCTCTGCAGCGCGACTTGCTGCGGGTTGCAGACTGGGCTGCCAGCAGCCGGGAGGGCGATATTGCGGAATTGCGCAGCGTGGCCGAGGATTCTGCGGTCTGGCCGCTGGTGACTTCGACCCGAGACAATTGCCTCGGCGGGGACTGCCCTGAACAATCCTCCTGCCCGGTCCTCGAGGCCCGGCGCCAGGCGCAGGAAGCGGAGCTGATCGTCGTCAATCATCATCTTCTGCTGTCGGACCTTGCGCTGAAGGCGGATGGAAAAGGCGACTTGCTGCCAGCTGTCGATGCGCTGATCGTCGACGAGGCGCATCAACTGCCGGAGCTCACCGCACAATTTTTCGGCCGGCATTTGAGTGCCCATCGCCTGAGCGAATGGGGGCGAGATCTGCGCGTTGCAGCCCTGGCAGAGGCCGCTGACGATCTTGCCCTGTGCACCGCAGTGCAGGACTGGGAGCGTGCCGTACAGAGCTGGCAGGAGAGTGCTGGCGAGGGAAGGCAGGAGTGGCGACCCGATGATGATGCGCACGTGGCCCAGCAATTTCGCGCGCTACTGCGCTGTTTCGAACCCCTGCAGGAGCAGTTGCACGCTGCGGCCATACGCGGCAAGGGCCTCGAGCAGTGCAAGCGCCGTGGTGAAGAGCTGCAAGGTATGTTGGCGCATTTCGCCGCCCCCGGTCTGGAGGAACAGGAAGTCCGCTGGTGTGAGCGACGTGGGCGTGGTCTCTTGCTGCACGCCACCCCTCTCGACCCTGCGGAGACCATGCAAAAACACCTGTTTTCGCAATTCGATACGGTCTTGCTCACCAGTGCCACCTTGCGTATCGGTGGTGATTTCGTGCAAACGCGAAAGCTTTTCGGTTTGCACGACAGTCAGGATTTTCTTGCCGCAGCTCCCTTCGACTACGCACGCCAGGCCTTGCTGTATCTGCCCGATGGCCTTCCCGAGCCGAGCAGTCCCGCTTATACCCGCGCCTGTCTGGAGGCGGCCCTTCCGGTGCTGGAGGCCAGCGCAGGCCGGGCCTTTTTTCTCTTTACCAGCCATCGTGCCCTGCAAGAGGCCGCGACGCTTCTTTCCAGTCGTCTGCGCTATCCGTTACTGGTGCAGGGGCAGGCGCCGCGCTCGCGTTTGCTCGAACGCTTTCGCGCCGCGGGCGATGCAGTCTTGCTCGGAGCGGCAAGTTTTTGGGAGGGGATCGATGTCCAAGGGGAGGCGCTATCGACGGTGATTATCGACAAACTTCCCTTTGCCAGTCCGGGCGATCCGGTGCTGCAGGCGCGCATGCAGCGTATTCGGGAGCGAGGTGGAGACCCCTTTCGCGACCTGCAGATTCCGCAGGCGGTCATTGCCTTGTGTCAGGGGGCGGGCCGTTTGATTCGCTCGGA